The following are encoded in a window of Geobacter metallireducens GS-15 genomic DNA:
- a CDS encoding dTMP kinase: MRKGKLIVIEGISGSGQQVKAAIVGLHKALTGMKYDVVECANPDSGRAKELGIDNLLNWPFGRTPRADFMFEAAVRTEVFKNIVEPALQDDKIVLCKQSSISSLANAWVSGYTKHFDVLRHIEKLSRGFLFEDEIYPDLTLFIDVPAQEAFERIEDVLQIHHEGGIEYYEKMREFYLKEISRWHGASIAAGADRSEEEINADIWAKVQTIL; this comes from the coding sequence GTGAGAAAAGGAAAACTTATCGTCATTGAGGGAATCAGCGGCTCGGGCCAGCAGGTCAAGGCGGCCATCGTGGGGCTGCACAAGGCGCTGACAGGAATGAAATACGACGTGGTCGAATGCGCCAACCCCGATTCCGGCCGGGCAAAGGAACTCGGGATCGACAATCTTCTCAACTGGCCCTTCGGCAGGACCCCCCGGGCCGACTTCATGTTCGAGGCCGCGGTCCGGACCGAGGTCTTCAAGAACATCGTCGAGCCGGCGCTCCAGGATGACAAGATCGTCCTGTGCAAGCAATCGAGCATCTCTTCCCTGGCAAACGCCTGGGTCAGCGGTTACACCAAGCATTTCGACGTGCTGCGCCATATCGAAAAGCTTTCCCGGGGATTTCTCTTCGAGGATGAGATCTATCCGGACCTGACCCTCTTCATCGACGTGCCGGCCCAGGAGGCCTTCGAGCGGATCGAGGATGTCCTGCAGATCCACCACGAAGGGGGCATCGAATACTATGAGAAGATGCGGGAGTTCTATCTCAAGGAGATTTCCCGCTGGCATGGCGCCAGCATCGCCGCTGGAGCCGACAGGTCGGAAGAGGAGATAAACGCCGACATCTGGGCCAAGGTTCAAACCATCCTCTAG
- a CDS encoding biotin carboxylase N-terminal domain-containing protein, producing MTDLYMNNPLIHRDRRLGASDSEWVRSFACEDLKPLIVCRGPIRKEAMDVYEEMGITHYGILLSEKDSIVYANALAPELRQLTDSNRVHRVPDYTGASKEERVERIGQIIQIAKDNGYDAIFAGYGFMAEDEEFVAAIENAGLSFMGPNSRTQADAGKKDEAKRTALQVGVSVTPGINNVTARTLVKKHQTREALLALVPAQGLDVDAKVLKDTKLSLEELADAILYASYAKGIDLYSIEELSAQVQVEVANMFTEYPGSRIRLKAIGGGGGKGQRILGASLLNTKKPTEAQVREAAAEAPGLVREVLNEVKANGVGDNKNVLIELNIEQTRHNEIQLLGNGEWCISMGGRDCSLQMHEQKLLEISVTQEGLALAIDKAKAAGRKAEVKALESDLKVLKRMEEDAAKFGAAVGLDSASTFECIVDRDRYYFMEVNTRIQVEHRVSELCYSLKFTNPKDKNDFFIVESLVEAMALLVKHKKRLPKPERIARFAAGAEARLNATDASLSPHAGGMIRYWSDPIEGEIRDDQGICLVNPDTGMFMRYKVAGAYDSNIALLLTKGEDRLDSYLKLSEVLGKTILRGTDLATNLEFHYGLVNWFLGQNVMAKPTTRFVVPYLTLVGQLKEEANKLDTVFAFIQMKKAYARKVAAQFPDDPKIAKEMSAILDRKGTLVTRPMDRLLADPHLLSGWLSINRRNFTMENGKVIWHDNPFVILADTYEYLNMSYDPAAPAADVIWDHDNDLLQKGLRFYTTLAGHFKLGLHEFDALSAILVKEKPQGGFSDERWLEIQSAHMGFEAGLELLGMLFIIADTVKFWDFKVEDDLEVTIPDYLNDPELQARMKKILVPPPATKADEIVAMCGGMYYGQEAPGMPAFVYEGMHFEKGQALYIIEVMKMFNTVRATFSGTIDKIIMQGADGSIVQKGQPLFKVTPDEKFVEVNPEEVEQLKRERTAAYLKAVL from the coding sequence ATGACCGACCTGTACATGAACAACCCCTTGATTCACCGGGACCGTCGTCTCGGCGCGTCCGATTCCGAGTGGGTGCGCTCCTTTGCCTGCGAGGACCTGAAGCCGCTCATCGTCTGCCGCGGCCCCATCCGCAAGGAGGCCATGGATGTCTATGAGGAGATGGGGATCACCCACTACGGTATCCTCCTCTCCGAGAAGGACTCCATCGTCTACGCCAACGCCCTGGCTCCGGAACTGCGCCAGCTGACCGATTCCAACCGGGTCCACCGGGTGCCTGACTACACCGGCGCCTCCAAGGAGGAGCGGGTCGAGCGGATCGGCCAGATCATCCAGATCGCCAAGGACAACGGGTACGACGCCATCTTCGCCGGCTACGGCTTCATGGCCGAGGACGAGGAGTTTGTCGCCGCCATCGAGAACGCCGGCCTGTCGTTCATGGGCCCCAACTCCCGCACCCAGGCCGACGCCGGCAAGAAGGACGAGGCCAAGCGGACCGCCCTCCAAGTGGGGGTCAGCGTCACCCCGGGCATCAACAACGTCACGGCCCGGACCCTGGTCAAAAAGCACCAGACCCGCGAGGCGCTCCTGGCCCTCGTGCCGGCCCAGGGGCTCGACGTGGACGCCAAGGTCCTGAAAGACACCAAACTCTCCCTTGAGGAGTTGGCCGACGCCATCCTCTACGCCTCCTACGCCAAGGGTATCGACCTCTACTCCATTGAGGAGCTCTCCGCCCAGGTGCAGGTGGAAGTGGCGAACATGTTCACCGAGTACCCCGGCAGCCGGATCCGCCTCAAGGCCATTGGTGGCGGCGGCGGCAAGGGGCAACGGATCCTCGGCGCGTCGCTGCTGAACACCAAGAAGCCGACCGAGGCCCAGGTCAGGGAAGCGGCCGCCGAGGCCCCCGGCCTGGTCCGGGAGGTCCTCAACGAGGTCAAGGCCAACGGCGTGGGGGACAACAAGAACGTCCTCATCGAGCTCAACATCGAGCAGACCCGCCACAACGAGATCCAGCTCCTGGGCAACGGCGAGTGGTGCATCTCCATGGGGGGTCGCGACTGCTCCCTCCAGATGCACGAGCAGAAGCTCCTTGAAATCTCCGTCACCCAGGAAGGGCTTGCCCTGGCCATCGACAAGGCCAAGGCTGCCGGGCGCAAGGCCGAGGTGAAGGCCCTGGAGAGCGACCTCAAGGTGCTCAAGCGGATGGAGGAAGATGCCGCCAAGTTCGGCGCCGCCGTGGGGCTCGACTCCGCTTCCACCTTCGAGTGCATCGTGGACCGGGACCGTTACTACTTCATGGAAGTGAACACCCGCATCCAGGTGGAGCACCGGGTCTCCGAGCTCTGCTACTCCCTCAAGTTCACCAATCCCAAGGACAAGAACGATTTCTTTATCGTCGAGTCCCTGGTGGAGGCCATGGCCCTGCTGGTGAAGCACAAGAAGCGGCTCCCCAAGCCGGAGCGGATTGCCCGGTTCGCGGCCGGCGCCGAGGCCCGCCTCAACGCCACCGACGCCTCCCTCTCCCCCCATGCCGGCGGCATGATACGGTACTGGTCGGATCCCATTGAAGGAGAAATCCGCGATGACCAGGGAATCTGCCTGGTCAACCCCGACACCGGCATGTTCATGCGCTACAAGGTGGCGGGCGCCTACGACTCCAACATCGCCCTGCTCCTCACCAAGGGAGAGGACCGCCTCGACAGCTACCTGAAGCTTTCCGAAGTTCTGGGCAAAACCATCCTGCGCGGCACCGACCTGGCCACCAACCTGGAGTTCCACTACGGCCTCGTCAACTGGTTCCTTGGCCAGAACGTCATGGCCAAACCGACTACCCGTTTCGTGGTCCCCTACCTGACTCTGGTGGGGCAGCTGAAGGAAGAGGCCAACAAGCTCGACACGGTCTTCGCCTTCATCCAGATGAAGAAGGCCTACGCCAGGAAGGTGGCCGCCCAGTTCCCCGACGACCCGAAGATCGCCAAGGAGATGTCCGCCATCCTCGACCGAAAGGGAACCCTGGTCACCCGCCCCATGGACCGGCTCCTGGCCGACCCGCACCTCCTCTCGGGGTGGCTCTCCATCAACCGCAGGAACTTCACCATGGAAAACGGGAAGGTAATCTGGCACGACAACCCCTTTGTGATCCTGGCAGACACCTACGAGTATCTGAACATGTCCTACGACCCGGCGGCACCGGCAGCCGACGTGATCTGGGACCATGACAACGACCTGCTCCAGAAGGGACTCCGCTTCTACACGACCCTGGCCGGCCATTTCAAGCTGGGGCTCCACGAGTTCGACGCCCTTTCGGCCATCCTCGTCAAGGAGAAGCCCCAAGGCGGGTTCTCCGACGAACGGTGGCTCGAAATCCAGTCCGCCCACATGGGCTTCGAGGCCGGGCTTGAACTCCTCGGCATGCTCTTCATCATCGCCGATACCGTCAAGTTCTGGGACTTCAAGGTTGAGGACGACCTGGAAGTCACCATCCCCGACTACCTGAACGATCCGGAGCTGCAGGCCAGGATGAAGAAGATTCTCGTTCCTCCCCCCGCCACCAAGGCCGACGAGATCGTCGCCATGTGCGGCGGCATGTACTACGGCCAGGAGGCGCCGGGCATGCCCGCCTTCGTGTACGAGGGGATGCACTTCGAGAAGGGGCAGGCTCTCTACATCATCGAAGTCATGAAGATGTTCAATACCGTGCGAGCCACCTTCTCAGGCACCATCGACAAGATCATTATGCAGGGCGCCGACGGGAGCATCGTCCAGAAGGGGCAGCCCCTCTTCAAGGTCACGCCCGACGAGAAATTCGTCGAAGTGAACCCGGAAGAGGTGGAACAGCTCAAACGGGAGCGGACCGCGGCCTATCTCAAGGCCGTTCTCTAG
- a CDS encoding (Fe-S)-binding protein: MDPLKRVENELKKCVKCGACRAHCPAFATFGKEPAVARGKVALAQHLLKGDIELDDATYAAMSKCLLCGSCVEKCPNDVPTDEIVVVAREALSGQRGLTTFHAAVGRVIRNRSLMKFGAAAARILGPLFFRKVPETSGLRLRFPLPFLGGKRHIPSIAKKPFLDRHPEVIPGEPGKPRIVYFVGCMTNFCYPQVGEAALALFRHLGCTVIIPKNQQCCGLPGMSGGDLDTVRGLAEKNLAELERYEADYIMTACATCGGALHKFYPNLVGKRHPELAARLKAIAEKTVDAAQLLQKLGLNPEETGAGSDIRVTYHDPCHLRTRAITRQPRELLQGTPGVELAEMEGADKCCGLGGTFNVYHYESSLAINKMKSAAIINTGADAVVTGCPGCMMQLSDGLKQQRNRTRVLHTLEILARSIRP; encoded by the coding sequence GTGGATCCTCTCAAACGAGTCGAAAACGAACTGAAAAAATGCGTGAAGTGCGGCGCCTGCCGGGCCCACTGCCCCGCTTTCGCCACCTTCGGCAAGGAGCCGGCCGTGGCCCGGGGGAAGGTGGCCCTGGCCCAGCACCTCCTCAAGGGGGACATCGAGCTGGACGACGCCACCTACGCCGCCATGTCCAAGTGCCTCCTCTGCGGAAGCTGCGTGGAAAAGTGTCCCAACGACGTCCCCACGGACGAGATCGTCGTGGTGGCCCGGGAGGCCCTCTCGGGCCAGCGGGGACTCACCACCTTCCACGCGGCGGTGGGGCGGGTGATCAGGAATCGCTCTCTCATGAAATTTGGCGCCGCGGCGGCCCGGATTCTCGGTCCCCTCTTTTTCCGCAAGGTGCCGGAGACCTCGGGGCTGCGGCTCCGCTTCCCGCTCCCCTTTTTGGGGGGGAAGCGCCACATCCCCTCCATCGCGAAAAAGCCGTTCCTGGACCGCCACCCCGAAGTGATTCCAGGGGAACCGGGAAAGCCGCGCATCGTCTACTTCGTCGGCTGCATGACCAACTTCTGCTACCCCCAGGTGGGGGAGGCGGCCCTGGCCCTGTTCCGGCACCTGGGGTGCACGGTTATCATCCCCAAGAACCAGCAGTGCTGCGGCCTGCCGGGAATGTCCGGCGGCGACCTGGACACGGTGCGCGGGTTGGCCGAGAAGAACCTGGCCGAGTTGGAGCGGTACGAGGCCGACTACATCATGACCGCCTGCGCCACCTGCGGCGGCGCCCTCCACAAGTTCTACCCCAACCTGGTAGGTAAGCGGCACCCGGAACTGGCGGCCCGCCTCAAGGCCATCGCCGAGAAGACCGTGGACGCGGCCCAGCTCCTGCAAAAACTGGGGCTCAATCCCGAGGAAACCGGCGCCGGCAGCGACATCCGCGTCACCTACCACGACCCGTGCCACCTGAGAACCCGCGCCATCACCCGTCAGCCCCGGGAACTGCTGCAGGGGACCCCGGGCGTGGAACTGGCCGAGATGGAGGGCGCCGACAAGTGTTGCGGCCTCGGCGGCACCTTCAACGTCTACCACTACGAGAGTTCCCTGGCCATCAACAAGATGAAGAGCGCCGCCATCATCAACACTGGCGCCGATGCGGTGGTCACCGGCTGCCCCGGCTGCATGATGCAACTCTCCGACGGGCTCAAGCAGCAACGCAACCGGACCCGCGTCCTGCATACCCTCGAGATCCTCGCCCGTTCCATCCGCCCGTAA
- a CDS encoding acyl-CoA carboxylase subunit beta, whose protein sequence is MSKNAIKPQLKNPFDPPEKVEFTIPGEISRTTGPYEEAIQEGYDLIQRPIKSVKIDQIEKQHFKKRMTVWERLKVLSDQAPNVLYQNWGKNLDGASLVTAIMNIGGRDVAVYGHDFTVRAGSIDATNGSKLAKLFNLAGEKGIPLIGMNDSAGAFVPAGVGGLDGYAEAFTALRKISGVVPSIMCMFGFNAGGGSYLPRQGSFVIQPNETFFGLTGPGVVKSVLGEDITPDELGGPKVHGRSGVADLTVSDELAALRTAVRLLSYIPDNNSVGAPFQKTSDPLDRKTWEINTLLKKAFNSPTGFNTPFDVSIIIQQICDHGDYFELQPERAKEAVTAFGRLGGQVVGFVANNSAVASGQIDCDSAVKIARFVRFCNIYNIPIIFMEDTTGFLPGREQESRGIVQAGRSMLDAIVDVRTPRILLILRNAFGGAYASYNNYPTGADLVLALPTTRLAVMGPAGKEFVYKDELRKIRGTVAEMVKKGTEERICAGTEAAAAKRDAEKEAAEWLKGQEATLNQRYEKELMNPKEGLALGSISSIVMPTDLRQVLGENIAFLMRHYKPSPMCGPQREFH, encoded by the coding sequence ATGTCTAAGAATGCAATCAAACCGCAACTCAAGAACCCGTTTGACCCCCCCGAGAAAGTAGAATTTACCATCCCTGGCGAAATCTCTCGGACGACCGGCCCCTACGAGGAGGCGATACAGGAGGGATACGACCTCATCCAGCGCCCCATCAAGTCGGTCAAGATCGACCAGATCGAGAAACAGCACTTCAAGAAGCGGATGACCGTGTGGGAACGCCTCAAGGTCCTCTCCGACCAGGCTCCCAACGTCCTGTACCAGAACTGGGGCAAGAACCTGGACGGTGCCTCCCTGGTGACCGCCATCATGAATATCGGCGGCCGCGACGTTGCGGTCTACGGCCATGACTTCACTGTCCGGGCCGGCTCCATCGATGCCACCAACGGGAGCAAGCTGGCCAAGCTTTTCAACCTGGCCGGCGAGAAGGGGATTCCCCTCATCGGCATGAACGACTCCGCGGGCGCCTTCGTGCCGGCCGGGGTCGGCGGCCTCGACGGCTACGCCGAGGCATTCACGGCCCTGCGCAAGATCAGCGGCGTGGTCCCCTCCATCATGTGCATGTTCGGCTTCAACGCCGGCGGCGGCTCCTACCTGCCGCGGCAGGGGAGCTTCGTCATCCAGCCCAACGAGACCTTCTTCGGCCTCACCGGCCCCGGCGTCGTCAAGTCGGTCCTCGGCGAGGACATCACCCCCGACGAGCTGGGGGGGCCCAAGGTCCACGGCAGATCGGGCGTAGCCGACCTGACCGTTTCCGATGAACTTGCCGCCCTCCGCACGGCGGTCCGCCTCCTCTCCTACATTCCCGACAACAACAGCGTGGGGGCTCCATTCCAGAAGACCAGCGATCCCCTGGACCGCAAGACCTGGGAGATCAACACGCTCCTGAAAAAAGCCTTCAACTCCCCCACCGGCTTCAACACGCCGTTCGACGTCTCCATCATCATCCAGCAGATCTGCGACCACGGCGACTACTTCGAGCTCCAGCCCGAGCGGGCCAAGGAAGCGGTCACCGCCTTCGGCCGCCTCGGGGGCCAGGTGGTCGGCTTCGTGGCCAACAACTCGGCGGTGGCCTCGGGACAGATCGACTGCGACTCGGCGGTGAAGATCGCCCGTTTCGTCCGGTTCTGCAACATCTACAACATACCCATCATCTTCATGGAAGACACCACCGGCTTCCTGCCGGGGCGCGAACAGGAGAGCCGCGGCATCGTCCAGGCGGGCCGCTCCATGCTCGACGCCATCGTCGACGTCCGGACCCCGCGGATCCTCCTCATCCTCCGCAACGCCTTCGGCGGCGCCTACGCGTCCTACAACAACTACCCCACCGGCGCCGACCTGGTGCTAGCGCTTCCCACCACCCGCCTCGCCGTCATGGGGCCCGCCGGCAAGGAATTCGTCTACAAGGACGAACTGCGCAAGATTCGCGGAACCGTGGCCGAGATGGTCAAGAAGGGGACCGAGGAGCGGATCTGTGCCGGCACGGAAGCCGCGGCAGCCAAACGGGATGCCGAGAAGGAAGCCGCCGAGTGGCTCAAAGGCCAGGAAGCGACCCTGAACCAGCGGTACGAAAAAGAACTGATGAACCCGAAGGAAGGTCTAGCCCTGGGCTCCATCTCCTCCATCGTCATGCCAACCGACCTGCGCCAGGTCCTGGGCGAAAACATCGCCTTCCTGATGCGGCACTACAAGCCGTCGCCCATGTGCGGCCCGCAGCGCGAGTTCCACTAG
- a CDS encoding helix-turn-helix domain-containing protein, with product MSEYNIGAKIKKLRLAKKLTLQAVARETGFSPALISQIENNNVSPPIATLSKIAKFFDVKISLFFSEDEEEYRYEVVRRGERKVIPRVISRAGTSQGYSYESLSFRKQNKKMEPFLLTVTEKAAEENTYSHDGEEFLFVMKGTAELLLEDERIALEEGDCVYFDSSLRHRLLSRDGNEVQVLAVVTR from the coding sequence ATGTCCGAATACAACATCGGGGCCAAGATCAAAAAGCTCCGTCTGGCCAAGAAGCTGACTCTCCAGGCGGTCGCCCGAGAAACAGGCTTTTCCCCCGCCCTCATATCCCAGATCGAGAACAACAACGTCTCCCCTCCCATCGCGACCTTGTCCAAGATCGCAAAATTCTTCGACGTTAAGATCAGCCTCTTCTTCTCCGAGGATGAAGAGGAATACCGCTATGAGGTGGTTCGCCGGGGCGAGCGCAAGGTGATCCCCCGGGTCATCTCCCGGGCCGGCACCAGCCAGGGGTACTCCTACGAGTCACTCTCCTTCCGCAAGCAGAACAAGAAGATGGAACCCTTCCTCCTCACCGTCACCGAAAAGGCCGCCGAGGAGAACACCTACAGCCATGATGGCGAAGAGTTCCTCTTTGTCATGAAAGGGACTGCGGAGCTACTGCTCGAAGACGAACGGATCGCCCTCGAAGAGGGGGATTGCGTCTACTTCGACTCGTCCCTCAGACACCGACTCCTCTCCAGGGACGGAAACGAAGTCCAAGTGCTGGCGGTGGTTACCCGCTAA